The following DNA comes from Methanobrevibacter millerae.
CCCCTATTGGTGACGTTACTAAAAAATTAGATGATAATTTAATCTGTAAAGGACATAATGACAGTTGCGGATCCAATATTGATGATGATTATTTCGCATTAACTTATGATGAAGTACTGTTCATTGTTGATCATAACGGATACTTGCCTGAAAGTGCATATACCCGTACTGCTGAACACTTAGGAATAACAATACCTTATTCAGATTATATCGCACCATATTATGGTATGACTCCTGATGAAGAAGTTTTCACTGAACTTGTTACAGAACCAGTTACTGGTATAGAACATTATTCTCCAAATGATGATTCCTTACCTGTAATTGCATTTGATGAAGATTTTGATTCTAATCAGGATTCTCCTTGTGATGATGTAAATCCTCAATACGAACCTGTTTATGCAATTGATACAATTAATTGCTATTAACTTTTAACTTTTTTATTATTTTTTTTAATTTTGTCACTTATAACTTATAACTTACAACTTATAACTATTAAAAAATTTTATATAAAATTAACCTCAAATTATTTAATATGAAAAAAGCTATTGTATTTGATAACTCAGGAACGTTAATTGAGCGTTATAGGGTTATTAAGGACGTAATGTCTGGCAATATCTTCACAGATATCAATTCACTCGATTTAATTGACCAGTCCGACTCCCTTGCATTGGTAGTGCTTCAATACAATACAAACAAATTGCTGGATTTGGATTCCAACACATTGATTTCCGATGTAATAAGGGAATATGACATTGATTTTGACGTGAGCTTCACCCGATTTGAAACCACCAAAGAAGATGTTAGGGAAATTCTGCTTAATGAAAAGTCAGCCGTTGTAAAAGACATCACCGACGGGTTTCCAATCCTCAAAAAGCTTGTTCCCCACATGGAACTGTGCAACGGATCAGCTGTCATTCTGGATATGGACATCGGAATCATTGCCTATACGATAACTTCTTCAGGCAAACTCTTTGACGGCGTTGTGGATACAATAGATAATTTGAAGTCCCAGGGCTATGAAATCGTTCTGGCATCAGGCGACAGAAAGGGAGCTATTAATAGACTGGCCGACATGCTTGGAGTCAATAAGGACAATGCACACGGCAGCGTTTCCACCAGGGGAAAATGTGAAGTTGTAAAGTCCCTTCAGGATGAAGGATACAAGGTAATGATGGTCGGTGACGGACTAAATGACGTTCTGGCATTCAACAGGGCTGATGTCAGCGTATTGACTGTCGAGCAGCAGGAAGAGGTCTCACCCAAACTGATGGATAAGACTGACTACATTATCGAAAGCATCCGCGAAGTAAAGGACATCGATTTTTAATTGCCAATCTACATATCCTTACTGTTTTTTAAGCCAATATATTATAGAGTTTATTATATTATTTTTCCAATTAATTAAATCATATTTTATAATAGATTATAGCATTTTAATCAACTGATTATTCAATTAAACACAGCCTTCAAAGTGTTCTACAAATTGTCTTCAATGACCTTTTTGCTTTTGAGGATATTGTTGAAGTTGTTCAGCTCAATGATTCCCTTGTCGATTCTTTTTAAAAGACTTAAATCAAGGGTTCCATCGCCCAGTGCAATGTGCTGGTCCTTGACGCCGTCGTTGTCATTCAGATGGCAGTAGGTAATGTCTTTTAACTCAAGCAGTTCCTCATTGTTCCCGGTTGTGTTTCCATGACCCACATCAATGGTTATATTACATCCACATTCGCTTTTAAATAATTCAAGCTCTTCTATCTTGTTTCCAAGAAAAGCCTGTCTTACAGGCAGGTTTTCAACTGAAATTATAACGTTTTCAGCATAGTCAACCAATTCAGATATGCTTTCACATGCTAATTCAAGGGCCATATTTCTTAATGGGGGGTCGTTCCTGCCAATTTTACCTGCATGAACGGTTACTGCATGTGCATTAATGCTTTCGGCATAATCTATACATTCCTTCATTTGTTTTAAGCTTTCAGCTCTTATTCCTTCATTTAAACTGGCTATGTTAATGTCCACTGTCGGAGCATGTATTGATACCTCTAATCCACAGTCTTTAAAAGCCATAGTGTTTTCCTTTTTAAAAAATGGTGATTCTCCAAGTATTTCTATCATCTCAAAGTTGTGTTCATGAGCTTTTTTTATTATTTCCAGATTATCGTCCATAAACATGGATAGAGTTGTAAAACCGATTTTCATATACCCTTATTTGTTTTTTTCATTTATTATAGTTTTTTTAGAAATCGTATTCAGTCCTATTACCTAATGCCTTAACATGACCAATAATTGTGCTTTTTTACTTTAATATTTCATTAATGTTTATTTTTTACCCTTAATTAATACAAAAGTTTATAATAAAATAAAAATCAATTATTAATTATACC
Coding sequences within:
- a CDS encoding HAD family hydrolase; this encodes MKKAIVFDNSGTLIERYRVIKDVMSGNIFTDINSLDLIDQSDSLALVVLQYNTNKLLDLDSNTLISDVIREYDIDFDVSFTRFETTKEDVREILLNEKSAVVKDITDGFPILKKLVPHMELCNGSAVILDMDIGIIAYTITSSGKLFDGVVDTIDNLKSQGYEIVLASGDRKGAINRLADMLGVNKDNAHGSVSTRGKCEVVKSLQDEGYKVMMVGDGLNDVLAFNRADVSVLTVEQQEEVSPKLMDKTDYIIESIREVKDIDF
- a CDS encoding sugar phosphate isomerase/epimerase family protein gives rise to the protein MKIGFTTLSMFMDDNLEIIKKAHEHNFEMIEILGESPFFKKENTMAFKDCGLEVSIHAPTVDINIASLNEGIRAESLKQMKECIDYAESINAHAVTVHAGKIGRNDPPLRNMALELACESISELVDYAENVIISVENLPVRQAFLGNKIEELELFKSECGCNITIDVGHGNTTGNNEELLELKDITYCHLNDNDGVKDQHIALGDGTLDLSLLKRIDKGIIELNNFNNILKSKKVIEDNL